One window of the Natrinema sp. CBA1119 genome contains the following:
- a CDS encoding Lrp/AsnC family transcriptional regulator: MSEEPLDDLDRTIIYCLQEDARKTSASEIADKAGVSASTVRNRIRNLEESGILTGYRPEVNYEAASYQLQTLIVCTAPIPDREALAQKALEVPGVVAVREVMTGTENVHVEAIGSDSDDLSRIGRDLDELGLEVVDEDLIRNEYERAFHGFDVDELS; this comes from the coding sequence ATGAGCGAGGAGCCACTCGACGATCTCGACAGGACCATCATCTACTGTCTGCAGGAGGACGCACGCAAGACGTCGGCGAGCGAGATCGCGGACAAAGCGGGCGTCTCGGCCAGCACGGTCCGCAACCGGATACGGAACCTCGAGGAGAGTGGCATCCTCACCGGCTACCGACCGGAGGTGAACTACGAGGCGGCCAGCTATCAGCTGCAGACGCTCATCGTCTGTACGGCGCCGATCCCCGACCGAGAGGCACTCGCGCAGAAGGCCCTGGAAGTGCCCGGCGTCGTCGCCGTCAGGGAGGTTATGACCGGTACCGAGAACGTCCACGTCGAAGCGATCGGATCGGACAGCGACGACCTCAGTCGGATCGGCCGAGACCTCGACGAACTCGGCCTCGAGGTCGTCGACGAGGACCTCATTCGGAACGAGTACGAGCGCGCATTCCACGGGTT
- the nadC gene encoding carboxylating nicotinate-nucleotide diphosphorylase yields the protein MITDAQIERWLREDVGHHDVTNQVPGETTGKLVAKESGIVAGIEAAAAVFDYLNVTVTERLEDGSGVDPGDELLRVEGPTRAVLRGERVAVNLAGHASGIATLTREAVERARTESADATIAATRKTTPGLRGLEKRAVVAGGGDTHRLDLSHMVMVKDNHVAEMGLEEAVAHFQARTSFATKIDVEVETVDDAPRAADAGADIVLLDNMTPAETRAAVETLADHEGVLAEASGGITLADVPDYAATGADVISMGSLTHSASSLDLSFRTGG from the coding sequence ATGATCACCGACGCACAAATCGAACGCTGGCTGCGCGAGGACGTCGGCCACCACGACGTGACGAATCAGGTGCCCGGCGAGACGACCGGCAAACTCGTCGCGAAGGAATCCGGTATCGTTGCCGGGATCGAGGCCGCAGCGGCCGTCTTCGACTACCTGAACGTGACAGTGACCGAGCGCCTCGAGGATGGGAGCGGCGTCGACCCGGGCGACGAACTGCTCCGGGTCGAGGGGCCGACACGGGCGGTGCTCCGCGGCGAGCGGGTCGCGGTCAACCTCGCGGGGCACGCGTCGGGGATCGCGACGCTGACGCGCGAGGCGGTCGAGCGCGCTCGGACCGAATCCGCGGACGCAACGATCGCCGCGACCCGCAAGACGACGCCCGGCCTGCGCGGCCTCGAGAAACGCGCCGTCGTCGCGGGCGGCGGCGACACCCACCGCCTCGACCTCTCCCACATGGTGATGGTCAAGGACAACCACGTCGCTGAAATGGGGCTCGAGGAGGCGGTGGCGCACTTTCAGGCACGGACCTCGTTCGCGACGAAGATCGACGTCGAGGTCGAGACCGTCGACGACGCGCCGCGCGCGGCCGACGCGGGCGCGGACATCGTCCTGCTCGACAATATGACGCCGGCGGAGACGCGGGCGGCCGTCGAGACGCTCGCCGACCACGAGGGCGTGCTCGCCGAGGCCAGCGGCGGGATCACCCTCGCGGACGTGCCCGATTACGCCGCGACAGGCGCCGACGTGATCTCGATGGGATCGCTCACCCACTCGGCGTCGTCGCTGGACCTGTCGTTCCGAACGGGGGGCTAG